Genomic DNA from Peribacillus sp. FSL H8-0477:
CCTATTTTTTTAAAAGCCTTTAGTCTTATACCCATAAAAAACCAGCCGAAATCATATTCCGACTGGTTTTTATTAATTCTTTATATAGTAGGTATTTTTTTTATCACGTTCGATCATTTCTTTGCGGCGATCTTCTTCTTTCTCAAACGTTTTTAATTCTTTGTTGAAATTCTGACTGCATTCTTTACACAGCCTTCCTTCATTTATCGGTTTTCCGCATTGTTCGCATGGAATTCCCAGATTAGGAAACTGCGCTAAACGAAGCTTTCCAGATTTAACAAACCGAATAATTAATTCCTCTTCAACTTCAGTGGCTTCGACAACTTGCGCCATCGTTGCCGTCCGATTAGAGCTCTTACGAATAAATTCATATACCTTATTAAACTGAGCTTCTTCTTCCTTATAACAAGCATCGCAGACCATACGAAATGTCGTTTTAACAAAAAGAGCATCGCAATTCGGGCAATTAGCTAAAT
This window encodes:
- a CDS encoding TIGR03826 family flagellar region protein; translation: MNLANCPNCDALFVKTTFRMVCDACYKEEEAQFNKVYEFIRKSSNRTATMAQVVEATEVEEELIIRFVKSGKLRLAQFPNLGIPCEQCGKPINEGRLCKECSQNFNKELKTFEKEEDRRKEMIERDKKNTYYIKN